The Deltaproteobacteria bacterium genome has a window encoding:
- a CDS encoding NAD(+)/NADH kinase — MPAPIGICCNPASGKDVRRLVARASVFDNQEKQAIVRRAVVGAIAAGARSFRFIPDTHDLAANALAEFAGQIEAQEVAAPRTGSVLDTMRGAISLRAAGCGAVITLGGDGTNRAFATGWRDAPLLPVSTGTNNVFPRFVEATLAGAAAGFVATGRAPLAESARRAKAVSVEIAGEKPDLALIDAVLTQDRFVGARALLDADRLVLALLTRADPAGVGITSIGGLVAPVGDEDDAALLLEFGEGAGIVHAPIAPGFYQDVRVRSVRRIAFGEPVEVTGAGALAFDGERERVLAPGQRATLRVQRDGPWVIDVPRVLGRAAREGWLTKGFESSHFLRASDRTPLASVAIRAEKSK; from the coding sequence GTGCCTGCTCCGATCGGCATCTGCTGCAATCCCGCGTCCGGCAAGGACGTGAGACGCCTCGTCGCGCGCGCCTCCGTGTTCGACAACCAGGAGAAGCAGGCGATCGTGCGGCGCGCCGTCGTCGGCGCGATCGCGGCGGGCGCGCGCAGCTTCCGCTTCATCCCCGACACGCACGATCTCGCGGCGAACGCGCTCGCGGAGTTCGCGGGCCAGATCGAGGCGCAGGAGGTCGCCGCGCCGCGCACGGGCTCGGTGCTCGACACCATGCGCGGCGCGATCTCGCTGCGCGCTGCCGGCTGCGGCGCCGTGATCACGCTCGGCGGCGACGGCACGAACCGCGCGTTCGCGACGGGTTGGCGCGATGCGCCGCTGCTGCCCGTCTCCACCGGCACGAACAACGTGTTCCCGCGCTTCGTCGAGGCGACGCTCGCCGGCGCCGCCGCGGGTTTCGTCGCCACCGGGCGCGCACCGCTCGCAGAGTCCGCGCGCCGCGCGAAGGCCGTGAGCGTCGAGATCGCGGGCGAGAAGCCCGATCTCGCGCTGATCGACGCGGTGCTCACGCAGGACCGCTTCGTGGGCGCGCGCGCGCTGCTCGACGCGGATCGCCTCGTGCTCGCGCTGCTCACGCGTGCGGATCCCGCGGGCGTCGGCATCACCTCGATCGGCGGACTCGTCGCGCCGGTCGGCGATGAGGACGACGCCGCGTTGCTGCTCGAGTTCGGCGAGGGCGCCGGCATCGTGCACGCGCCGATCGCACCCGGCTTCTATCAGGACGTGCGCGTGCGCAGCGTGCGCCGCATCGCGTTCGGTGAGCCCGTCGAAGTCACCGGAGCCGGTGCGCTCGCGTTCGACGGCGAGCGTGAGCGCGTGCTCGCACCCGGCCAGCGCGCGACGCTCCGCGTGCAGCGCGATGGCCCGTGGGTGATCGACGTGCCGCGCGTGCTCGGCCGCGCCGCGCGCGAAGGCTGGCTGACGAAGGGATTCGAGAGCTCTCATTTCCTCCGCGCTTCTGATCGCACACCGCTGGCCTCGGTGGCGATCCGCGCGGAAAAGTCAAAGTAA
- a CDS encoding alpha-ketoacid dehydrogenase subunit beta, with the protein MAAAATSTAPAGPRKLPYVLAITEGVRQAMQEFPESFIAGEDVAGAGSVFGCYRGLLAEFGPRRVIDTPISESGIIGLGVGAAATGLRPIVDIMFMDFLGECMDEVANQMAKMRFMFGGKAKLPVTLLTFAGAGMSFAAQHSQSLESWLVHLPGLKVMMPATPYDMKGAIIAAVRDDNPVIVIMNKVSLAMMGEVPEAPYSIPIGKATIARPGSNFTIVATGRMRHEALNAAEQLAKEGIDAEVIDPITLSPFDTETVVSSVKKTHRAVVVHEAVRFGGFGAEIASQIQELAFDHLDAPVGRLGAPFAPVPFSPALEKHYLPDAGKIVAEVKRVIGKTV; encoded by the coding sequence ATGGCAGCAGCAGCAACGAGCACGGCGCCGGCGGGCCCGCGCAAGCTTCCCTACGTCCTCGCCATCACCGAGGGCGTGCGCCAGGCGATGCAGGAGTTCCCGGAGTCGTTCATCGCCGGCGAAGACGTCGCGGGCGCGGGCTCGGTGTTCGGTTGTTATCGCGGGCTGCTCGCCGAGTTCGGGCCGAGGCGCGTGATCGATACGCCGATCAGCGAGAGCGGCATCATCGGCCTCGGCGTCGGCGCCGCCGCGACGGGCCTGCGCCCCATCGTCGACATCATGTTCATGGACTTCCTCGGCGAGTGCATGGACGAAGTCGCGAACCAGATGGCGAAGATGCGCTTCATGTTCGGCGGCAAGGCGAAGCTGCCCGTCACGCTGCTCACCTTCGCCGGCGCCGGCATGAGCTTTGCGGCGCAGCACAGCCAGAGCCTCGAGAGCTGGCTCGTCCACCTGCCGGGCCTCAAGGTGATGATGCCCGCGACGCCCTACGACATGAAGGGCGCGATCATCGCCGCGGTGCGCGACGACAACCCCGTGATCGTGATCATGAACAAGGTCTCGCTCGCGATGATGGGCGAGGTGCCCGAGGCGCCGTACTCGATCCCGATCGGCAAGGCGACCATCGCGCGCCCGGGCTCGAACTTCACGATCGTCGCGACGGGTCGCATGCGGCACGAAGCGCTGAACGCGGCCGAGCAGCTCGCGAAGGAAGGCATCGACGCGGAGGTGATCGACCCGATCACTCTCTCGCCCTTCGACACCGAGACCGTGGTGAGCTCGGTGAAGAAGACGCACCGCGCGGTGGTCGTGCACGAGGCCGTGCGCTTCGGCGGCTTCGGCGCGGAGATCGCGTCGCAGATTCAGGAGCTCGCGTTCGATCATCTCGACGCGCCGGTCGGCCGCCTCGGCGCGCCGTTCGCGCCGGTTCCGTTCAGCCCCGCGCTCGAGAAGCACTATCTGCCCGACGCCGGGAAGATCGTCGCCGAGGTCAAGCGCGTGATCGGGAAGACGGTCTAA
- a CDS encoding thiamine pyrophosphate-dependent dehydrogenase E1 component subunit alpha, with protein sequence MVRIRIFEEEAGKLMENGKVPGALHLYVGQEAVAAGVMVNLNDDDQITSTHRGHGHLVAKGGEFKPMYAELFGRSTGYCKGKGGSMHISNLDVGMLGANGIVGAGPPIAVGAGFSNKYRGTKQVAATFFGDGASNEGAFHEAANMAALYKLPVLFVCENNGYGEYTSQANHQAIKDVADRAAGYGMPGVIADGMDAVAVYEATAEAVARARSGGGPTLLEFKTYRFYDHVGVRGMGMAYRTDEEVAAWKKRDPIVLLEERMASLGVMSREEAKAVHERVKTDAAEGIAFAEASPFPTPDQLTEDVYYVR encoded by the coding sequence ATGGTGCGCATCCGGATCTTCGAAGAAGAGGCCGGCAAGCTGATGGAGAACGGGAAGGTGCCCGGCGCGCTCCATCTCTACGTCGGGCAGGAAGCCGTCGCCGCGGGCGTGATGGTGAACCTGAACGACGACGACCAGATCACGAGCACGCACCGCGGGCACGGGCACCTCGTCGCGAAGGGCGGCGAGTTCAAGCCGATGTACGCCGAGCTGTTCGGCCGCTCGACCGGCTACTGCAAGGGCAAGGGCGGCTCGATGCACATCTCGAACCTCGACGTCGGGATGCTGGGCGCGAACGGCATCGTGGGCGCCGGTCCGCCGATCGCGGTGGGTGCAGGCTTCAGTAACAAGTACCGCGGCACGAAGCAGGTCGCGGCCACGTTCTTCGGCGACGGCGCCTCGAACGAGGGCGCCTTTCACGAAGCCGCGAACATGGCCGCGCTCTACAAGCTGCCCGTGCTGTTCGTGTGCGAGAACAACGGCTACGGCGAGTACACCTCGCAGGCGAATCACCAGGCGATCAAGGACGTCGCCGATCGCGCCGCGGGCTACGGCATGCCCGGCGTGATCGCCGACGGCATGGACGCGGTCGCGGTGTACGAGGCGACGGCGGAAGCCGTCGCGCGCGCGCGGAGCGGCGGCGGGCCGACGCTGCTCGAGTTCAAGACCTATCGCTTCTACGACCACGTCGGCGTGCGCGGCATGGGCATGGCGTATCGCACGGACGAAGAGGTCGCGGCCTGGAAGAAGCGCGACCCGATCGTGCTGCTCGAGGAGCGCATGGCGTCGCTCGGCGTGATGTCGCGCGAGGAGGCGAAGGCCGTGCACGAGCGCGTGAAGACCGACGCCGCCGAGGGCATCGCGTTCGCCGAAGCGAGCCCGTTTCCGACGCCGGATCAGCTGACGGAAGACGTCTACTACGTGAGGTAG
- a CDS encoding EthD domain-containing protein, which yields MKTLALIARKPGLSRDEFRAHYETQHAPLALPLMSGLLRYVRHHVTEELHGAAGFDVATAFTYRDAAAMRSVVAKLATPAGDAVLRDELRFMDKPRNRFFELRDVEETGARGEPARVSIIVLARRAAGQGEHEFASRALPDLRDAVAGLRWSLHNDSLATFGEPPWHTVTFLHCEAAASIGAWCVAREREAARVVALRVSEHETPLPPAGVP from the coding sequence GTGAAGACCCTCGCGCTGATCGCGCGCAAGCCCGGCCTCTCGCGCGACGAGTTCCGCGCGCACTACGAGACGCAGCACGCGCCACTCGCGCTGCCGCTGATGAGCGGCCTCCTGCGCTACGTGCGCCACCACGTCACGGAGGAGCTGCACGGCGCAGCGGGCTTCGACGTCGCGACCGCCTTCACGTACCGGGATGCGGCGGCGATGCGCAGTGTCGTCGCGAAGCTCGCTACGCCGGCCGGCGATGCGGTGCTGCGCGACGAGCTGCGTTTCATGGACAAGCCGCGCAATCGCTTCTTCGAGCTGCGCGACGTCGAGGAGACGGGCGCACGCGGCGAGCCGGCGCGCGTTTCAATCATCGTGCTCGCGCGGCGCGCAGCGGGGCAGGGCGAGCACGAGTTCGCGTCGCGTGCGCTGCCCGATCTGCGCGACGCCGTGGCAGGTTTGCGCTGGTCGCTGCATAACGACTCGCTCGCCACGTTCGGCGAGCCGCCGTGGCACACGGTGACATTCCTGCACTGCGAAGCCGCTGCATCGATCGGTGCGTGGTGCGTTGCGCGCGAGCGAGAGGCCGCGCGCGTGGTGGCGCTGCGCGTCAGCGAGCACGAGACGCCGCTGCCGCCAGCGGGGGTGCCCTGA
- a CDS encoding cobalamin B12-binding domain-containing protein: protein MHRPHRPIRVLLAKLGLDAHTIGITVIAKALRDAGMEVIYTGLKQTPEMVVNAAIQEDADVIGISSLSAAHMQHLPRVAHLLREQGAGEKLVIAGGVIPAEDVAALEAAGVVKIFTMGAKTDEIVAYIRAWWAAGA from the coding sequence ATGCACCGCCCCCACCGCCCAATCCGCGTGCTCCTCGCCAAGCTCGGACTGGATGCTCATACGATCGGCATCACGGTGATCGCGAAGGCGCTGCGCGATGCGGGCATGGAGGTGATCTACACGGGGCTCAAGCAGACGCCCGAAATGGTGGTGAACGCCGCCATTCAGGAAGACGCGGACGTGATCGGCATTTCGAGCCTCAGTGCGGCGCACATGCAGCACCTGCCGCGCGTCGCGCACTTGTTACGGGAGCAGGGCGCGGGCGAGAAGCTCGTGATCGCGGGCGGCGTGATTCCTGCGGAGGACGTGGCCGCGCTCGAGGCGGCGGGCGTCGTTAAGATCTTCACGATGGGCGCGAAGACCGACGAGATCGTGGCCTACATCCGCGCCTGGTGGGCCGCGGGCGCGTGA
- a CDS encoding PEP-CTERM sorting domain-containing protein, producing MTIEGVLTPGVLGGGMNITGVRLNFSNGASPLADFVSSFQAVCDFGGCVTGSELLAVDGDLSFSSIPLLGATLNYPTDPRRMRLTVGWTGISVAEPASFVLAGLGLAGLALRGRRKQR from the coding sequence TTGACGATCGAAGGCGTCCTGACGCCCGGAGTCCTCGGTGGCGGGATGAACATCACGGGCGTGCGGCTGAACTTCAGCAACGGCGCATCTCCACTGGCGGATTTCGTGTCGAGCTTCCAGGCCGTGTGCGACTTCGGCGGTTGTGTCACCGGCTCCGAATTGTTGGCGGTTGACGGAGACCTCTCCTTCAGCTCCATCCCGCTGCTCGGCGCCACCCTGAACTATCCGACAGATCCGCGGCGAATGCGGCTTACCGTGGGCTGGACCGGGATTTCCGTTGCAGAGCCCGCCTCGTTCGTGCTGGCCGGTCTTGGCCTCGCGGGCCTCGCACTGCGCGGGCGGCGCAAGCAGCGCTGA
- a CDS encoding methylmalonyl-CoA mutase, whose amino-acid sequence MADANDDIRAKRAAWEAGTLARELARGERKPAFTTQAMHWPVDRLATPADLDAIGFDYARDLGFPGEYPFTRGTDANGYRSQLWTMAQVTGFGTGGDWAKRGRYMLERGLSGLIIEYDLPTTNGYDSDHPLAAGEVGRAGTAIDTLADMEAALDLPFEKLKHLTSVCNGPQPVNLALILAALERRGVDPRRFTLQMPNMILIEYTCVGRYIFPPEHGLRLSTDVIEYTIRNHPNWIPISVVSAQLYAARANPVQELAFGFSIAMEYLNAVLKRGFHVDEVAPYFSFITGIDMDFMEAVGKLRAYRKVWARIMKERYGAQKPESLRLKLMSSPGTMSMTLQQPLNNIARLAIQMLACALGGGATTMTSPLYDEAHALPSEDAIAVGAAIQHIVAHETGVADAVDLLGGSYAVELMTRKIEDAVMAEIAKIDAMGGALAAIQRGYFQKELAREQVERNRALETGERVLVGQNFAVREEAKRAIDIFRLDEETERRQIEKLHAVKAKRDASKVAETLEAVREAAIDGSNLVPPILEAVKVYATQGEICDALREVFGTYTPDTLTSGV is encoded by the coding sequence ATGGCCGACGCGAACGACGACATCCGCGCGAAGCGCGCGGCGTGGGAGGCGGGCACGCTCGCGCGCGAGCTCGCGCGGGGCGAGCGCAAGCCGGCGTTCACGACGCAGGCGATGCACTGGCCCGTGGACCGCCTCGCGACGCCCGCCGATCTCGACGCGATCGGCTTCGACTACGCCCGCGATCTCGGCTTCCCCGGCGAGTACCCGTTCACGCGCGGCACCGACGCGAACGGCTATCGCAGCCAGCTCTGGACGATGGCGCAGGTGACCGGTTTCGGGACCGGCGGCGACTGGGCGAAGCGCGGGCGGTACATGCTCGAGCGCGGCTTGTCGGGGCTGATCATCGAGTACGACCTGCCCACCACGAACGGCTACGACAGCGATCATCCCCTCGCGGCGGGCGAAGTGGGCCGCGCGGGCACCGCGATCGACACGCTCGCCGACATGGAGGCGGCGCTCGACCTGCCGTTCGAGAAGCTGAAGCACCTAACAAGTGTCTGCAACGGTCCGCAGCCGGTGAATCTCGCGCTGATCCTCGCGGCGCTCGAGCGGCGCGGAGTCGACCCGCGCAGGTTCACGCTGCAGATGCCGAACATGATCCTGATCGAGTACACGTGCGTCGGGCGCTACATCTTTCCCCCCGAGCACGGCCTGCGGCTCTCGACCGACGTGATCGAGTACACGATCCGCAATCACCCGAACTGGATCCCGATCTCGGTCGTCTCGGCGCAGCTCTACGCCGCGCGCGCGAACCCGGTGCAGGAGCTCGCCTTCGGCTTCTCGATCGCGATGGAGTACCTGAACGCGGTCCTGAAGCGCGGCTTCCACGTCGATGAGGTCGCGCCGTACTTCTCGTTCATTACCGGCATCGACATGGACTTCATGGAGGCCGTGGGGAAGCTGCGTGCGTACCGAAAGGTCTGGGCGCGCATCATGAAGGAGCGCTACGGCGCGCAGAAGCCCGAGTCGCTGCGGCTCAAGCTGATGAGCTCGCCGGGCACGATGTCGATGACGCTGCAGCAGCCGCTCAACAACATCGCGCGCCTCGCGATCCAGATGCTCGCCTGCGCGCTCGGCGGCGGCGCCACCACGATGACGAGCCCGCTCTACGACGAGGCCCACGCGCTGCCGAGCGAGGACGCGATCGCGGTGGGCGCGGCGATCCAGCACATCGTGGCGCACGAGACGGGCGTGGCCGACGCGGTCGACCTGCTCGGCGGGTCGTACGCGGTCGAGCTGATGACGCGCAAGATCGAAGACGCCGTGATGGCCGAGATCGCGAAGATCGACGCGATGGGCGGCGCGCTCGCCGCGATCCAGCGCGGCTACTTCCAGAAAGAGCTCGCGCGCGAGCAAGTCGAGCGCAACCGCGCGCTCGAGACGGGCGAGCGCGTCCTCGTCGGCCAGAACTTCGCCGTGCGCGAAGAAGCGAAGCGCGCGATCGACATCTTCCGCCTCGACGAAGAGACGGAGCGCCGCCAGATCGAGAAGCTGCACGCCGTGAAGGCGAAGCGCGACGCGAGCAAAGTCGCCGAGACGCTCGAAGCGGTACGCGAGGCTGCGATCGACGGCAGCAACCTCGTGCCGCCGATCCTCGAAGCCGTGAAGGTCTACGCGACGCAGGGCGAGATTTGCGATGCGCTGCGCGAGGTGTTCGGCACGTACACCCCTGACACGCTCACGAGCGGAGTGTGA
- a CDS encoding MFS transporter — protein MEARGADADSLARLSPYHKRLLALLTLATAIEGFDAALMMVTMRGVEQTFGASTIEVYDAISWLSWGAIASGVVIWWADRVGRKPALLLSLAAYGAFSLATARADSLAAFAWLQCGGRLFMVAQLSLAYVMLSEEMPPALRGRANGLLGTAAGVGAAVPLLFAGVDWRTTYTIGALPLLLAPIYALALRETALFEAGRAAQTHARDALRDLRAFTRGGLLPRLAAVTALWFTLSFWSGGVLVGFIRFVGAERGWGAEMIGRLPWGTIPAGIAGYLLAGYAMDRLGRRATAMLYFALSSAATILCYQAEGALPVAAAYCAVTALGGAWTVTNTLTAELFPTALRATASGIAGSLLGRLGFVVGPLVAGRAIAAFGDTASAMSALALANLACVAIVAKWIPETRGARLAD, from the coding sequence GTGGAAGCACGAGGTGCGGACGCGGACTCGCTCGCGCGGCTGTCGCCGTACCACAAGCGCCTGCTCGCGCTGCTCACCCTCGCGACGGCGATCGAGGGCTTCGACGCCGCGCTGATGATGGTGACGATGCGCGGCGTCGAGCAGACGTTCGGCGCGAGCACGATCGAGGTGTACGACGCGATCTCGTGGCTGAGCTGGGGCGCGATCGCGTCCGGCGTCGTGATCTGGTGGGCGGATCGCGTGGGACGCAAGCCCGCGCTCTTGCTCTCGCTCGCGGCGTACGGCGCGTTCTCGCTCGCGACGGCGCGTGCGGATTCGCTCGCGGCGTTCGCCTGGCTCCAGTGCGGCGGTCGCCTCTTCATGGTCGCGCAGCTCTCACTCGCCTACGTGATGCTGTCCGAGGAGATGCCGCCCGCGCTGCGCGGACGTGCGAACGGACTGCTCGGCACGGCGGCCGGCGTGGGCGCCGCGGTGCCGTTGTTGTTCGCTGGCGTCGACTGGCGCACGACCTACACGATCGGCGCGTTGCCACTGCTGCTCGCGCCGATCTACGCGTTGGCGCTGCGCGAGACCGCGCTGTTCGAGGCGGGCCGGGCGGCGCAAACGCACGCGCGCGACGCGCTGCGCGATCTGCGCGCGTTCACGCGCGGCGGCCTCCTCCCGCGGCTCGCCGCGGTCACTGCGCTCTGGTTCACGCTCAGCTTCTGGTCCGGGGGCGTGCTCGTGGGATTCATCCGCTTCGTCGGCGCCGAACGCGGTTGGGGCGCGGAGATGATCGGCCGCCTGCCGTGGGGAACGATCCCGGCAGGCATCGCGGGCTATCTGCTCGCGGGCTACGCGATGGACCGCCTCGGACGGCGCGCGACGGCGATGCTCTACTTCGCCCTCTCGAGCGCCGCGACGATCCTGTGTTATCAGGCAGAAGGCGCGCTGCCGGTCGCGGCCGCCTACTGCGCGGTGACCGCGCTCGGCGGCGCGTGGACGGTGACGAACACGCTCACCGCCGAGCTGTTCCCGACCGCGCTGCGCGCGACCGCCTCCGGCATCGCGGGCAGCTTGTTAGGGCGCCTCGGCTTCGTGGTGGGCCCGCTCGTCGCCGGCCGCGCGATCGCCGCGTTCGGCGACACCGCGAGCGCAATGTCCGCGCTCGCGCTCGCGAACCTCGCGTGCGTCGCGATCGTCGCGAAGTGGATCCCCGAAACCCGCGGCGCGCGCCTCGCCGACTGA